A genomic region of Catalinimonas niigatensis contains the following coding sequences:
- a CDS encoding phage holin family protein, which yields MILKLLVNALAVFLAAYLLRGVEIKSFWTAILTAVVLAIVNTIIRPLMVILTIPVTIITFGLFILVINALMLMLVDAILPGLKIKNFWWALIFGIVLSITNAILSWIIL from the coding sequence ATGATTTTAAAATTATTGGTCAATGCTTTGGCAGTGTTTCTTGCTGCATATTTGTTGAGAGGCGTTGAGATAAAAAGTTTCTGGACTGCCATCCTGACCGCCGTTGTTTTGGCAATTGTTAATACGATCATCAGACCTCTGATGGTTATCCTCACCATTCCGGTCACGATTATTACGTTTGGCTTATTTATTCTGGTCATTAATGCCCTGATGCTGATGTTGGTAGATGCTATCTTACCGGGTTTGAAGATTAAAAATTTTTGGTGGGCATTGATCTTTGGTATCGTACTTTCCATTACTAATGCGATCCTA